Proteins from one Mesotoga infera genomic window:
- a CDS encoding peptidylprolyl isomerase translates to MKKAILIVFLAIFSFTLFASDYAAKLTRAGEVLSQDFWVSTEELQQALDATIANARSQGVELDPYFDNMYLPSKVALKLMLVSYIVDEKIVDIYALENSLLPDESEVESETDAMLSQYTSSPEIVTQIEAIYGSIDNFRKEIRNYVYQSLKAGVVQDNIAPLNDEALTAYFEQNKENLKNSYEYIRARHILLSDEATATSLKNKINAGEITFAEAALQFSIDSGTAANGGELGTIQRGQTVAEFEEAILTAPIGELYGPVKSQFGYHLIIVEERKSIESLNDIVSDPQNYNDFVSTYQNDTYSAWIEKYIADNAFDYEILDPELLLYDDYTKVMNDESSATAMVVELAAKLFGPSTTGNPLPIEYAIFIQLSDSLGLTENPNYKLAIEKLYEIGEKRGMIMELIFQLKGDDPAVATDYYNGWLIELENIFADPQLFQTQLSQYGESFVQYVFNTIDQIDASLGQLLAGEMKAETRKAALDVLLRNNSLALDLSYDPAWQKEKLAARLVYLKDYFVLEPSSDIQYEIDSITSQLETLETQDSTPTDTGEATSTD, encoded by the coding sequence TTGAAAAAAGCGATACTGATAGTTTTTCTGGCAATTTTCTCATTTACTCTTTTTGCAAGCGATTATGCTGCAAAGCTTACCAGAGCAGGTGAGGTTCTATCTCAGGACTTCTGGGTATCCACCGAGGAACTTCAGCAGGCACTCGATGCAACAATTGCCAACGCCCGAAGCCAAGGTGTCGAGCTTGACCCTTACTTCGACAATATGTATCTGCCGAGCAAAGTCGCTTTGAAGCTCATGTTGGTTTCATACATCGTTGACGAGAAAATTGTCGATATCTATGCTCTGGAAAACTCGTTGCTACCGGACGAAAGCGAAGTCGAAAGCGAGACCGACGCTATGCTTTCCCAGTATACATCGAGTCCCGAAATAGTTACGCAGATAGAAGCGATCTACGGATCGATAGACAATTTCAGAAAGGAGATAAGAAACTACGTTTACCAGTCTCTTAAAGCAGGTGTAGTTCAGGATAACATCGCGCCTTTGAACGATGAGGCACTCACGGCTTATTTCGAGCAAAACAAGGAAAACCTGAAAAACAGCTATGAATATATAAGGGCCAGACATATTCTTTTGAGTGACGAAGCCACAGCGACAAGCCTAAAGAACAAAATCAACGCCGGGGAAATCACTTTCGCAGAGGCGGCCCTTCAGTTTTCAATCGATTCCGGTACGGCTGCAAACGGAGGCGAACTCGGTACAATCCAGAGAGGCCAGACCGTCGCGGAGTTTGAAGAGGCTATACTGACAGCTCCCATAGGTGAACTGTACGGGCCGGTGAAGAGTCAGTTCGGTTATCATCTCATAATAGTCGAAGAGCGTAAGTCGATCGAATCGTTGAACGATATAGTTTCCGATCCTCAGAATTACAACGATTTCGTTTCCACCTATCAGAACGATACTTACTCTGCCTGGATAGAAAAGTATATAGCCGATAACGCTTTCGACTATGAGATACTCGATCCCGAACTGCTTCTGTACGATGATTATACAAAGGTCATGAACGATGAGAGCAGTGCGACGGCAATGGTTGTTGAACTGGCGGCAAAACTATTCGGGCCTTCAACGACAGGAAATCCATTGCCTATTGAATACGCGATCTTCATTCAGCTCTCCGATTCTCTGGGACTGACGGAAAATCCCAATTACAAACTGGCAATAGAAAAACTGTACGAGATCGGCGAAAAGCGTGGAATGATCATGGAACTGATCTTCCAGCTCAAAGGAGATGACCCGGCGGTGGCAACCGATTACTACAACGGCTGGCTAATCGAGCTAGAGAACATCTTCGCCGATCCTCAGCTGTTTCAAACACAGCTGAGTCAGTACGGAGAGAGTTTCGTTCAGTACGTTTTCAACACCATAGACCAGATCGATGCATCTCTCGGACAGCTTCTTGCCGGAGAAATGAAAGCGGAGACTCGAAAGGCGGCTCTCGATGTTTTGCTGAGAAACAACAGTCTGGCCCTGGATCTGAGTTACGATCCTGCATGGCAGAAAGAGAAGCTTGCCGCAAGACTTGTCTATCTCAAGGATTATTTTGTTCTAGAGCCTTCCAGCGATATTCAGTACGAGATAGACAGTATTACATCGCAGCTTGAGACTCTAGAAACCCAGGATTCAACGCCAACTGATACCGGAGAAGCCACGTCCACAGATTGA
- a CDS encoding TrpB-like pyridoxal phosphate-dependent enzyme, with amino-acid sequence MKKRIVVNLPVEELPKSWYNVKADLPFKMDPPLNPMTKEVMNPADMTAIFPKAIVEQEISEERFIEIPEPVLDEYAVYRPSPLIRATFLEEFLRTPARIYYKYEGNSPTGSHKTNTAIAQAYFNRVEGVTELTTETGAGQWGSALSYAGRKFGLTVRVFMVRNSYETKPMRQHMMRMFNGTVEPSPGENTESGRNFLKNDKNYPGSLGMAISEAVEIVLNSKDKKYSLGSVLDHVLLHQTVIGLEVERQLEILNEKPTIMLGCHGGGSNFGGFVLPFIKRKLEGEKIEFVACEPESCPSLSKGEFRYDYGDSAGLTPMLKMYTLGRDFVPPTIHAGGLRYHGAAPLVSRLVKEKIVTPENFPQEETFKAGILFATIEGIIPAPESCHAIAGAIRRAISARERREEEVIVFNLSGSGLLDLWSYANIIESNERLLELEGVKG; translated from the coding sequence ATGAAAAAGAGAATCGTGGTTAATCTACCTGTCGAGGAACTTCCAAAGAGCTGGTACAACGTGAAGGCCGATCTGCCTTTCAAAATGGATCCGCCGCTCAACCCGATGACGAAGGAGGTAATGAACCCTGCCGATATGACGGCTATCTTTCCAAAAGCCATCGTAGAACAGGAGATAAGTGAAGAGAGGTTTATCGAAATACCGGAACCTGTATTAGATGAATACGCCGTGTACCGTCCCAGCCCATTGATAAGAGCAACTTTTTTAGAGGAGTTTCTTAGAACCCCTGCCAGAATTTACTACAAATACGAAGGCAACTCCCCCACTGGAAGCCACAAAACCAACACCGCCATAGCGCAGGCCTATTTCAACAGGGTCGAGGGGGTCACCGAACTGACGACAGAAACAGGCGCCGGTCAGTGGGGCAGCGCTCTCTCTTATGCTGGAAGAAAGTTTGGATTAACCGTGAGAGTCTTCATGGTAAGGAACAGTTATGAGACCAAGCCTATGAGACAGCATATGATGAGAATGTTCAACGGAACAGTGGAACCGAGTCCAGGAGAAAACACAGAAAGCGGAAGGAACTTCCTCAAGAACGACAAAAACTATCCCGGTTCTCTTGGAATGGCCATAAGCGAAGCCGTAGAAATCGTACTGAATTCCAAAGATAAAAAGTACTCGCTGGGTAGCGTGCTCGATCATGTACTACTCCATCAGACCGTCATAGGACTTGAAGTTGAAAGGCAACTAGAGATTTTGAACGAAAAACCGACCATTATGCTTGGCTGTCATGGTGGGGGTTCAAACTTTGGAGGTTTTGTTCTTCCATTCATTAAAAGAAAGCTTGAGGGAGAGAAAATCGAATTCGTCGCCTGTGAACCAGAGTCCTGTCCCTCTCTCTCAAAGGGCGAGTTCCGGTACGATTATGGTGACAGCGCAGGTTTGACGCCCATGTTAAAAATGTACACACTGGGCAGGGATTTCGTGCCACCGACCATCCACGCCGGAGGACTTAGGTATCACGGAGCGGCCCCCTTAGTCTCCAGATTGGTTAAGGAGAAGATAGTCACACCGGAAAACTTCCCACAGGAAGAAACTTTCAAGGCAGGGATACTCTTCGCGACGATCGAGGGCATAATACCTGCTCCGGAATCATGTCACGCAATTGCCGGAGCGATTAGAAGAGCTATCAGTGCTAGAGAGAGAAGAGAGGAAGAAGTCATCGTCTTCAACCTTAGTGGGAGCGGTTTATTAGATCTCTGGTCATACGCGAATATTATTGAAAGCAACGAAAGACTTCTCGAGCTTGAAGGGGTCAAGGGTTGA
- a CDS encoding HU family DNA-binding protein translates to MNKKELINELSTRTGYTKKVSSDLIDTFVDIVGDKLADGEEVKLVGFGTFEVVERKPRKGVNPRTKKAIKIPGAKVPKFRAGKELKEKVQ, encoded by the coding sequence GTGAATAAGAAGGAACTTATCAACGAGCTTTCCACAAGGACCGGTTACACGAAGAAGGTTTCCAGCGATCTGATCGATACCTTCGTCGATATCGTCGGTGATAAGCTCGCAGATGGAGAAGAGGTAAAACTGGTCGGTTTTGGCACTTTCGAAGTGGTGGAGAGAAAACCTCGAAAGGGAGTCAACCCGAGAACCAAAAAAGCAATAAAGATCCCCGGTGCAAAGGTTCCAAAGTTCAGGGCCGGGAAAGAACTAAAGGAAAAAGTGCAATAG
- the uvrC gene encoding excinuclease ABC subunit UvrC: MNDSLLERVSQLPEEPGVYIFKSDKGETIYVGKAKKLRRRVQSYFRKSTWSKNEKVRNIATEAFDLQFILVTSEREALLLEANIIFKEKPKFNVLLKDSKVYPYIYLSDDEYPYLEITRVKARPGTYFGPYTSTGLVRRILELLQRIFGIRSCTFDLSKVKKPCFLYHLKMCSAPCAGKITREEYANRLESLKEFLEGDTIKVRQALLERMNILSQTLQFERAAEIRDILNSMDQLYTFQGVEASYDLKADILVVSSGLATLLQVRGGMLLGKLVFDFPDGTPVDFISQFYYAKGNRLPKSLIVYGLSKSDLKPFKKDFSYIGEPRDDQEIRLLQIAYQNIDEELKMRLNASHSLKQAQQILGLGKFPSRIEGIDISHTQGLYTVASVVVFDNGKPNKTEYRRYRISGITEPNDFESLAIVVKRRYSKHPLPDLLLIDGGEPQVRAVEKAFSEIGIGGYEIVGLAKEFNELVFPDKRGRILLPQDHPVLRMIISIDAEAHRFAVNYHRVLREKRYRSSKLDDIKGIGPKRKKELLKAFGGIPGIVEASEEDLYAILKNRKAVEEVRNWIERKGGD, encoded by the coding sequence ATGAACGATAGCTTGCTCGAGAGAGTGTCGCAATTACCCGAGGAACCGGGCGTCTATATATTCAAAAGCGACAAAGGTGAAACTATATACGTAGGAAAGGCAAAAAAACTCCGTCGCCGTGTCCAGTCGTACTTCAGGAAATCCACATGGTCGAAAAACGAAAAAGTCAGGAATATAGCCACCGAAGCCTTCGATCTCCAGTTCATTCTGGTAACCTCAGAAAGAGAAGCGCTCTTATTGGAAGCGAATATCATTTTCAAAGAGAAGCCCAAATTCAACGTATTGCTTAAAGACTCGAAGGTCTATCCTTACATCTACCTGTCCGACGACGAATATCCCTACCTAGAAATAACAAGAGTCAAAGCTCGGCCTGGCACCTACTTCGGACCCTATACCAGTACAGGGCTGGTCAGACGCATTCTGGAATTGCTTCAGCGGATTTTTGGCATCAGGAGCTGTACGTTTGATCTTTCGAAGGTCAAGAAGCCCTGCTTTCTGTACCATTTGAAGATGTGTTCAGCTCCTTGCGCTGGGAAGATAACACGGGAAGAGTACGCGAACCGGCTTGAATCCCTAAAGGAATTCCTGGAAGGAGACACTATAAAGGTCCGTCAGGCACTGCTCGAGAGAATGAACATCCTATCTCAGACTCTCCAGTTTGAACGCGCGGCAGAGATAAGGGATATATTGAACTCGATGGACCAACTCTACACCTTTCAGGGTGTGGAGGCCTCTTACGACCTGAAGGCCGATATACTGGTCGTTTCCTCGGGACTGGCGACGCTTCTACAAGTTCGTGGTGGGATGCTTCTTGGAAAGCTAGTTTTCGACTTTCCTGACGGTACACCGGTAGATTTCATATCACAATTCTACTACGCAAAGGGCAATAGACTGCCGAAAAGCCTCATAGTTTATGGATTGAGCAAGTCCGATCTCAAACCTTTCAAGAAGGACTTCTCGTACATCGGAGAACCCAGGGACGATCAGGAGATCAGGTTGCTCCAGATAGCCTATCAAAATATCGATGAAGAACTGAAAATGCGCCTAAATGCCTCGCATTCTCTGAAGCAGGCGCAACAAATACTAGGCTTGGGCAAATTTCCTTCCCGTATCGAAGGTATTGATATCTCGCACACTCAGGGACTATACACGGTGGCGTCGGTTGTGGTTTTTGACAACGGCAAACCTAACAAAACCGAGTACAGAAGGTACAGAATAAGCGGGATCACCGAACCGAACGACTTCGAATCGCTTGCGATTGTCGTGAAGCGTCGGTATTCGAAACATCCTTTGCCAGACCTCCTGTTGATCGATGGCGGCGAGCCACAGGTGAGGGCAGTCGAAAAGGCCTTTTCGGAGATAGGAATAGGCGGGTACGAGATCGTCGGGCTCGCCAAAGAGTTCAACGAGCTGGTCTTCCCCGATAAAAGGGGGAGAATATTGCTTCCGCAGGATCATCCGGTGCTGAGGATGATCATTTCGATTGACGCTGAAGCACACAGGTTTGCCGTGAATTATCACAGGGTACTGAGAGAGAAGAGGTATCGAAGCTCCAAACTCGATGATATAAAGGGAATAGGTCCGAAACGAAAAAAGGAACTGCTCAAGGCGTTTGGAGGTATCCCTGGAATAGTAGAAGCCTCGGAGGAAGATCTTTACGCAATTCTAAAAAACAGAAAAGCTGTGGAAGAAGTGCGGAATTGGATAGAAAGAAAAGGTGGAGACTAG
- a CDS encoding DUF501 domain-containing protein, with protein sequence MESSSPEKKVVSLQLARELKNDFSTVRSCKWEYPQVIRSKLIQGGKPFPTLFWLTCPLLRRLVSTMESNGLIQKFEDRIEKEESYRERYLKAHEETVLVKRESLVGLELSEWQKEKLFGSGIGGIANHLKIKCLHLQLANYLGGVSNPVGRDVWESLSEKECRGERVICLELLRRNER encoded by the coding sequence TTGGAAAGCTCTTCTCCTGAAAAAAAGGTAGTATCTCTCCAGCTGGCTAGAGAGTTGAAGAACGACTTTTCAACTGTCAGGTCCTGCAAATGGGAATATCCACAGGTGATTCGGTCGAAGTTGATACAGGGTGGGAAACCCTTCCCAACTCTTTTCTGGCTTACCTGTCCACTGTTGAGAAGATTGGTCTCGACTATGGAAAGCAATGGTTTGATTCAAAAATTCGAAGATAGGATCGAGAAAGAGGAATCTTACCGCGAAAGATACCTGAAGGCACATGAAGAAACAGTACTCGTAAAGAGGGAGAGTCTGGTGGGATTGGAGCTTTCTGAGTGGCAGAAAGAGAAGTTGTTCGGAAGCGGAATAGGTGGTATAGCAAATCATCTCAAGATCAAATGTCTGCACCTGCAATTGGCCAATTATCTCGGTGGGGTTTCAAACCCCGTCGGAAGGGATGTCTGGGAGTCTCTGAGCGAGAAGGAATGTAGGGGTGAAAGAGTCATCTGTCTGGAGTTGTTGAGGAGAAATGAACGATAG